ACCGTAACCATGGGGGGTTGTCTCTCCTTTTATTCTTTTAGTTCCGAGTAATGAGCAATGAAGCGATGAGACCTGTTCAAAAATCTCGCTTAGTTCATGGCTCCTTGGTGTGTTGCTCATTGTTTCCGGACGGTTATTTTTGAGCGGAGGATAGTATACATAAAATCAAGGGAATATACAACTATTTCTATCGTTCTCGAGTGACACCACTATATATGGTGGTCTTGATTTAGGTCTAGTTTCGACGGAGAAAGGAGGAGAAAAAAGGAATTTGTGTGAAAAATATTGAATATGTTATAATGCCGCTTTTCAAATTTCCACTCGTTTGGGAGGAATCAATCAATATGAAACGCGGCGTGATTTTTGCGCTTGGCCTCTTCTTGCTCATTCTACACGTGGCATGCAACAACGATTCCGTAACCGGTCCGACTCTATTACCACCCACGATAGCTTCCATCACACCCAACCGCGTAAGTCGGGGGGAGCGAGTGGTTGGGACGATTGTAGGCACAAATTTCAACGGAGCGAGTCAGGTCTTTTTAGGAAACGAAGTCACTGTTGAAGGTTTCGCAGTCCTCAATCCAACAACTATAGAAGTACGATTCACGGTGAATACAAATGCAAGTTCCGGAAGCCGGCCGGTTCAAGTTACTACATCTGTTGGAACTGGAACCGCTGGGAATCTTTTGCAAGTGATCAATAACAGATCTCCGATTACTCGATTCACAGTCTTTCCGGATCAGGGAGCGACGAATACGATTTACACGTTCGATGGCACGATTTCAACCGATCCGGATGGTCAGATTGTCAGTTATCAATGGGATTTTGGAGATGGAAAGACGGGGATCGGAGCCGTTGCAACCCACAAATTCAAGAGCACCGGTACTTTTGAAGTTACAATGAAGATCGTCGACAATGATGATGCAACCGGCACCGCGACTCAACCTCTGACGGTATTTGGCGGAACCGGACCCACAGCCAAGTTTGTCATTCAGCCAAAGACAGGTGATGTCAACACAACTTACACTTTCAGTGCCGCCAACAGTTCGGATTCTGACGGTTCGATCGTTCGATACTCCTGGGATTTTGGCAATGGAGATACGGCAACAGGGGAAACAACAACCGTGCATTTTGGAAAGGCTGGGATTTTTGGTGTCACACTTGTCGTAACCGACAATGATGGATTACAAAGCTCCGAGCGGAAGGATGTAATCGTCGGAGCATTTGACCAGGCCAAAGCTACAGAAGAGATTCGCGCAGTGGTCAGAGAATTCTTTCGGCGCTATTCGCAATTGGACAAGCTAACAGCAGAACAAATTGTGATTAATTGGAGTGATTCCCCGGGTTGCAATGGAAAAGCTCACGAGATTAACATCATCGAAGGACAACAGCAGGTTATTGTTAAAACGCAGGCCACCCCGGGCTTCATTGAGGTTTCATTTACTACAACAGCAAAAGCGCATGCTATTGCTCCTGCCGATTTTGCCTGGACAGAAATCGACGGCAACTCCTATACGGGTTTCGCCACGCACGATTTTCAAATGATTTTCGAATCTGGTAAGTGGCAGGTTTGCAATTTTGTATTGATCTAGTGTCCCAGCTATTCAAACGGCTTGCGGGCTTCGCTGCTCGCCAGCATTTCTTCTGGTTCCTCTAACTCCGTAGTTCCCATAGTTGCCACCTTCTTTTTCAAACGCTGCAGCCGTAAATCCGATTTTTCGAAGCTACTTTGAGCATCCCGGAGATGGCTTCCAATTTTTGTGAAATCATTTTCCAGCCTGCTCAAATCGTTCCCGACCTGTTGCAGTTGCGAAAGGATTTGTTTTGCCTGTTCGGAAATTTGAAACCCGCGAAGTC
The DNA window shown above is from bacterium and carries:
- a CDS encoding PKD domain-containing protein, which gives rise to MKRGVIFALGLFLLILHVACNNDSVTGPTLLPPTIASITPNRVSRGERVVGTIVGTNFNGASQVFLGNEVTVEGFAVLNPTTIEVRFTVNTNASSGSRPVQVTTSVGTGTAGNLLQVINNRSPITRFTVFPDQGATNTIYTFDGTISTDPDGQIVSYQWDFGDGKTGIGAVATHKFKSTGTFEVTMKIVDNDDATGTATQPLTVFGGTGPTAKFVIQPKTGDVNTTYTFSAANSSDSDGSIVRYSWDFGNGDTATGETTTVHFGKAGIFGVTLVVTDNDGLQSSERKDVIVGAFDQAKATEEIRAVVREFFRRYSQLDKLTAEQIVINWSDSPGCNGKAHEINIIEGQQQVIVKTQATPGFIEVSFTTTAKAHAIAPADFAWTEIDGNSYTGFATHDFQMIFESGKWQVCNFVLI